Genomic DNA from Gammaproteobacteria bacterium:
TGAGATTTTTCGTAACCAAGCAATCTTTCGACCGCACTGATCCACAAACTAATCCTAATTTTTTGAACCTCGTAAGAACCAAGTGGATCAAATTCAGGAACGATATAAGCTCTGCGCTTAACTGCCCTTTTAACAGCATTCAATACCAGATCTGCAACCTCCTCATTGTCACATTCAAGAATTGAAGTGTAGTCTGGATGGTCTTTCTTGGTTTTGATCAAAACACCATGCCAATTGACTGCAATACGAAACTTATAAATATGAGAAATATCTACCGTATACCCTAAATAAATTCGGCGTTTTTGAATTTCTTCAGTAGTAATATCAAGTTCTAGCTGATCGTTCAATTTCATAGAGCAGTTCTCATTGCGTCTTATGTTCATTGTACATATTAAATATAATATGTACAGTGCACATATAATATTTAATTGTTAAAGATTTTTCAAAGAACATACAAATTAATCAAACCTAAAATGTACAAAGAACATATAATAAGTTTAGAATTTTTTTGAGTAGATGGCACTTTTTACAGACTGAGTGTTTCATTTGAGAATGAATCTCTTTATGCTGTGTCATTTATTCCAATATGATAAATCTAATATTACTGATGGCTGCGCCACAGAGAGAGGGAAGATCGAATGGTATACCTTAAGAACAAACTTGTTCTCACTTTATCTTGCATGTTTTTATCAGGCTGCATGACAACAACAAATTTTCAGTTATCTGGCATACAGCGTAAGCAGTTTATGCTGATTCCCTCCAGTGAGTACTTCACACAGGCGAACCAGAATTATCAAAATTTGATGAATGGTTATAAAAGTAAGGGTGTACTGGATAGAAAACCAGATATGACCAAAAGAGTCCTCACTATTGCACAGCGCATTACTGCACAAGTTGAAACTATTAAACCTGCTACTAAAGACTGGACGTGGGAAATGCACGTCATTAACACCTCAACGGTGAATGCGTTCTGCACAGGGCAGGGCAAAATGGCAGTTTTTGAGGGCATGATTACTACGCTTAAACTTACCGATGATGAACTTGCTGCAATTATTGGTCATGAAATTGCACACGCCTTACTTGAACATGGACGTGAACGTGCTTCAACGGATCTGGTGACGAATCTGGCTCTAGGTCAAATTGGCGGTGATGCGCAAACCATAACCTATTACGTGTCGAAATTAGGCCTATCACTACCTTTTAGTCGTCATCAGGAAAGTGAGGCAGATCTTTTGGGTTTACAAATAGCAGCCAAAGCAGGTTATAACCCAAACGCAGCGATTAGTTTGTGGGCTAAAATGGGGGAATTACAAAAAGGATCTAATAACAAACTTTCAGGGCTTTTAAGTACACACCCTATACCTGCTGAACGTATGAAAGCACTTGCATTGGCTGCACCAAAATTCATGCCTTTTTATCTTGAACATAAATACAAATAGAAGTACAAGATTCAGCAACTCACAAATCATGTGGGTTGCCTTACTTTAAATAAAAACAATAAAGACAAATTTAAAACTTTGAAAATATCTCAAGTAGTTCTATTATGTACAAAGAACATAATAGAATGGCTGCTATGACACTAATCAATTTTAAGCTTCACCCTAGTTTTATTCATAGTGCGATCAAAGATCAAGCGAGTGGAATTGATAAAGCGATTGCAGAACTCGTTATGAACTCTCTTGATGCAGGTGCAACAAGAGTAGATATTCACGTCAATGAAATTGATGAAAAATATCATTTCACAATTAAAGACAACGGTAAAGGTTTTACCCAAGAAACAATTGAAAATTACTTTGCTTGGTTCGGTGCTCCTCATGATGAGGGTGATGCAATTTTTGGGAAATTTCGTCTCGGCAGAGGTCAAATTTTTAACTATGCTTCAACGGAATGGTTCAGCAATCAATTCGCCTTAAAAGTAGATATTGAAGAAGCTTTGAACCAAAAAAGCGATACTTTGGGTTTTGATTTTGATGAAGTCAAAACATCTAAAGTTAAAGGTTGTGAGATTAAAGGCATTATTTATGAAAAGTATGGTAGAGATAACTTCTCAATTCAATCTTTTAAAGAAAATCTAAAGGATATTATTGAATACATCGATTTGCCTGTCTATTTTAATGGTGAACTTTTAAATACACCCAAAAGAAAAATACGTTCTACCTTAAATAAAGGCGATATATTTTTTGAAGATGACCTTGCATATTATATTTTAAAAAGATCTGCCAATAGTTTTGAAATATATAATCTTGGCGTTCGAGTTCCTTATACATGGTATGAAGAAAGCCTATTAAAAGGTATCATTATCAGCAAAAAGCCGTTTATGCTTACAGCTTCCAGAAATGAAATTATAGTAGATCGCTGTCCAATATACAAACAAATTATTTCAAACATCACAAACTTACATGAAGAAAAATATTTAAATAAGTTTTTGTATAGAGAAGTTCAAAAAAATGAAAAAAAGAAGAAAGTTATAGATGAGAGTGCTGCTATTCATATTATTGAAAATATCATCAAAAATAAAACGGTTTATGACGCAAAAATTATTCTTGAAGCTTTCAGATCACCACTATTCGAAGATTACAAGAACCGAACTTTGTCTGCTGTTGACTTAGTAAGTACTAAAGCCATTATGCTTTTTAATGAAGACTATGATTATACAAAAGTTGAAAAAATTGAGAGCAAATTCGATGCTTTAATTG
This window encodes:
- a CDS encoding M48 family metallopeptidase, coding for MNGYKSKGVLDRKPDMTKRVLTIAQRITAQVETIKPATKDWTWEMHVINTSTVNAFCTGQGKMAVFEGMITTLKLTDDELAAIIGHEIAHALLEHGRERASTDLVTNLALGQIGGDAQTITYYVSKLGLSLPFSRHQESEADLLGLQIAAKAGYNPNAAISLWAKMGELQKGSNNKLSGLLSTHPIPAERMKALALAAPKFMPFYLEHKYK
- a CDS encoding ATP-binding protein, producing the protein MAAMTLINFKLHPSFIHSAIKDQASGIDKAIAELVMNSLDAGATRVDIHVNEIDEKYHFTIKDNGKGFTQETIENYFAWFGAPHDEGDAIFGKFRLGRGQIFNYASTEWFSNQFALKVDIEEALNQKSDTLGFDFDEVKTSKVKGCEIKGIIYEKYGRDNFSIQSFKENLKDIIEYIDLPVYFNGELLNTPKRKIRSTLNKGDIFFEDDLAYYILKRSANSFEIYNLGVRVPYTWYEESLLKGIIISKKPFMLTASRNEIIVDRCPIYKQIISNITNLHEEKYLNKFLYREVQKNEKKKKVIDESAAIHIIENIIKNKTVYDAKIILEAFRSPLFEDYKNRTLSAVDLVSTKAIMLFNEDYDYTKVEKIESKFDALI